One Halioglobus japonicus DNA segment encodes these proteins:
- a CDS encoding endonuclease/exonuclease/phosphatase family protein translates to MNSSALLKKRFAWLPRLSLLLVAIAVTAGITHTRTLAREVNSCGLRLGQEEAQVGQALSGHLDILSWNMQKASNAGWAEDLASMASDVHLAFLQEASVQADIPGKLDERDIYQAFTQGYSTESLHTGVMTLSSHSPSLSCNFSSMEPWLGTPKTATVTEHPLLDSDERLLAINLHAVNFTFGIEDLEKQLRPLAGLLARHNGPAILAGDFNTWSEDRQALVDRVLARHGLAAVEFQDDQRTTFFGRPLDHIYVRGLSVEHTEVIPVESSDHNALRARLVIE, encoded by the coding sequence ATGAACAGTTCCGCCCTACTCAAAAAACGGTTTGCTTGGCTGCCGCGCTTATCGCTACTGCTCGTCGCGATAGCGGTCACTGCCGGCATCACCCATACGCGCACACTGGCACGTGAGGTCAACTCCTGTGGCCTGCGCCTTGGCCAGGAAGAGGCACAGGTGGGCCAGGCCCTGTCCGGTCACCTGGATATTCTCAGCTGGAACATGCAGAAGGCCAGCAACGCAGGCTGGGCGGAAGATTTGGCCAGTATGGCGTCCGATGTTCACCTGGCCTTCCTACAGGAAGCCTCCGTCCAGGCGGACATTCCCGGCAAACTCGACGAACGGGATATTTACCAGGCCTTTACCCAGGGCTACAGCACCGAGAGCCTGCATACTGGCGTCATGACCCTGAGCTCACATTCACCGAGCCTGTCGTGTAATTTCAGCAGCATGGAACCCTGGCTGGGCACCCCGAAAACCGCCACCGTCACCGAGCACCCGCTGCTGGACAGTGACGAGCGGCTGCTGGCCATTAACCTGCACGCGGTGAATTTTACCTTCGGCATTGAAGACCTGGAGAAGCAGCTGCGTCCCCTGGCCGGCCTGCTGGCCAGGCACAATGGCCCTGCGATTCTGGCCGGCGACTTTAACACCTGGAGCGAAGACCGCCAGGCGCTGGTAGATCGCGTGCTGGCGCGCCATGGCCTCGCGGCTGTCGAGTTCCAGGACGACCAGCGCACCACCTTCTTTGGTCGCCCGCTGGACCACATCTATGTGCGCGGCCTCAGTGTCGAACACACCGAAGTCATTCCGGTCGAAAGCTCCGACCACAACGCGCTGCGCGCACGACTGGTGATTGAATGA
- a CDS encoding DUF5329 domain-containing protein produces MKTLTTTAALLVALTATLVQADTPDPEVQYLLGFVEQSGCDFERNGTVHNSADAADHLRLKYRRGGKYVNNADQFIDRLASESSWTGKKYTVTCDGVTEPSGEWLHRALDEHRAQP; encoded by the coding sequence ATGAAAACCCTGACTACTACCGCCGCCCTGCTAGTGGCTCTTACCGCAACACTGGTGCAGGCGGACACACCGGATCCCGAAGTCCAGTATCTGCTGGGATTTGTGGAGCAAAGCGGCTGCGACTTTGAGCGCAATGGTACGGTACACAATTCGGCAGATGCCGCCGACCATCTGCGTCTCAAGTATCGACGCGGCGGTAAGTATGTGAACAACGCCGACCAGTTTATCGACCGGCTGGCCTCAGAGAGCTCCTGGACAGGCAAGAAATATACGGTGACTTGCGATGGCGTTACCGAACCCTCTGGTGAATGGCTGCACCGCGCCCTCGACGAGCATCGCGCCCAGCCCTGA
- a CDS encoding MATE family efflux transporter, which translates to MSNKQAVFTSGSTMRHVLVMTAASATGLLTMFGVDMVDMYFLTLLGETELAAAVGYAGTLIFFLVAVSIGLQIALGALVARSEGAMRRDLASRYCSSGLLFSFLASVVISLLGWIWLRELLQLLGAGGSTLDYAVSYANILLPNMPVLVLGMSAAAGVRAVGDARRSMWATVAGSLVNAVLDPLFIFTFGWGLEGAAWASVVARLVVFLVAWHAIYHVHRLPVKISWQEFVEDLGPLMKIATPAILTNLATPIGGSFVLRTMSQFGDSAVAGAAIMGRITPVAFCAIFALSSAVGPIIGQNAGAGLYDRVRSTLRDAMTFNAVYVLLVWWLMWLLGDLIVTAFSASDEAADLILFYCNFLTGAFIFNGALFVANASFNNLRHPHWATGFNFGRVLLGTIPAAYLGGSGTARAAYWRARRLARWPLDYWLWSRRFASLIGWSVSTPRSRTRIRWKAWIPSGARRSRLGSGLGAMLVEGAVQPFTRGFGNAIASHRIFLACPGAL; encoded by the coding sequence ATGAGCAACAAGCAGGCCGTCTTTACCAGTGGATCCACCATGCGTCATGTGCTGGTGATGACCGCTGCCAGTGCGACTGGTCTGCTGACCATGTTCGGGGTGGACATGGTCGATATGTACTTTCTGACCTTGCTGGGCGAGACCGAGCTTGCGGCGGCCGTCGGCTATGCAGGGACACTGATATTCTTCCTGGTGGCGGTAAGTATCGGCTTACAGATCGCCCTCGGTGCGCTGGTGGCGCGGTCCGAGGGTGCGATGCGCCGCGATCTCGCCAGTCGCTACTGCAGCAGTGGCTTATTGTTCAGTTTCCTGGCGTCGGTGGTGATCAGCCTGCTGGGCTGGATCTGGCTGCGAGAACTGTTGCAACTTCTGGGCGCCGGGGGATCCACACTCGATTACGCGGTGAGCTACGCCAATATTCTGCTGCCGAATATGCCGGTGCTGGTACTGGGCATGAGTGCCGCAGCGGGTGTGAGAGCCGTGGGCGATGCGCGCCGTTCCATGTGGGCAACGGTGGCGGGGTCATTGGTGAATGCGGTGTTGGACCCCCTGTTTATCTTTACCTTTGGCTGGGGTCTGGAGGGCGCCGCCTGGGCGTCGGTGGTTGCGCGGTTAGTGGTATTCCTGGTGGCCTGGCACGCGATTTACCACGTGCACCGACTGCCGGTAAAAATCAGTTGGCAGGAGTTTGTTGAGGACCTCGGGCCGCTCATGAAGATCGCCACGCCGGCCATTCTGACCAACCTCGCGACGCCGATAGGCGGTAGCTTCGTGTTGCGCACCATGTCCCAGTTTGGTGACAGTGCGGTCGCGGGCGCGGCGATTATGGGGCGCATCACCCCGGTGGCGTTCTGCGCCATTTTTGCGCTGTCCAGCGCGGTAGGGCCTATCATTGGCCAGAACGCCGGCGCTGGCCTATACGACAGAGTGCGTTCCACCCTGCGCGATGCCATGACTTTCAACGCCGTGTATGTGCTGTTGGTGTGGTGGTTGATGTGGCTGCTGGGTGATCTGATTGTGACGGCATTCTCCGCTTCCGACGAGGCGGCTGACCTGATTCTGTTCTACTGCAATTTCCTGACAGGTGCGTTTATTTTCAATGGCGCGCTGTTTGTGGCCAATGCCAGCTTCAACAACTTGCGCCATCCCCACTGGGCGACAGGATTTAACTTTGGTCGCGTATTGCTGGGAACCATTCCGGCGGCTTACCTGGGGGGCAGTGGTACGGCGCGCGCGGCGTACTGGCGGGCGAGGCGTTTGGCGCGCTGGCCTTTGGATTACTGGCTATGGTCGCGGCGTTTCGCCTCACTCATCGGCTGGAGCGTGAGCACACCCCGCTCCCGGACACGAATCAGGTGGAAGGCCTGGATACCGAGCGGCGCCCGCCGCTCTAGGTTGGGATCAGGGCTGGGCGCGATGCTCGTCGAGGGCGCGGTGCAGCCATTCACCAGAGGGTTCGGTAACGCCATCGCAAGTCACCGTATATTTCTTGCCTGTCCAGGAGCTCTCTGA
- a CDS encoding fatty acid desaturase, translating to MSNPNNKPPLDKINVAVFVGLPLIALLAVPAWGIYHGYSLAQWLWALAFLYLNGMSITGGYHRLWSHKAYEAHPALKWFYALWGAGALQNSILIWASDHRRHHRHVDDNEQDPYSAGRGLWFSHMGWMLREYRTNEQDFSNAKDLQRDSVVMFQHNHYVALTTFMNVGLPLLLGLYLGDVIGTLLLVGLFRLIVNHHVTFFINSLAHFWGTRPYTETNSARDNGFLAFLTYGEGYHNYHHIFQTDYRNGIRWWQWDPTKWLINGCSRVGLASKLVRVPEIKIQRAMLDTQFKRARAQLDETESSDTLRDKLEREYQQFTESVNEWTTLQAQRYEAKKAELGGALGEKRARLQQKWETATLRTKFKELEYSLKMQRKRMELLMKEIQLQAQMQPA from the coding sequence ATGAGCAACCCCAACAACAAGCCCCCGCTGGACAAGATCAATGTTGCAGTGTTTGTCGGGCTCCCTCTGATCGCACTGTTAGCAGTTCCTGCATGGGGTATTTATCACGGCTACAGCCTGGCGCAGTGGCTGTGGGCACTGGCGTTCCTCTACCTGAACGGCATGTCCATCACCGGTGGCTATCACCGCCTGTGGTCCCACAAGGCCTACGAAGCACACCCGGCTCTCAAGTGGTTCTACGCACTGTGGGGCGCTGGCGCACTGCAAAACAGCATTCTGATCTGGGCTTCCGATCACCGCCGTCACCACCGTCACGTGGATGACAATGAACAAGACCCCTACTCCGCGGGCCGCGGCTTGTGGTTCAGCCACATGGGCTGGATGCTGCGCGAGTACCGCACCAACGAGCAGGACTTCAGCAACGCCAAGGACCTGCAGCGCGATTCCGTGGTCATGTTCCAGCACAACCACTACGTGGCGCTCACTACCTTTATGAACGTGGGCTTGCCGCTGCTGCTGGGCCTATACCTGGGCGACGTCATCGGCACGCTGTTGCTGGTCGGCCTGTTCCGATTGATCGTCAACCACCACGTTACCTTCTTCATCAATTCGCTCGCGCACTTCTGGGGCACGCGCCCATATACCGAGACCAACAGCGCCCGCGACAATGGTTTCCTGGCGTTCCTCACCTACGGCGAGGGCTACCACAACTACCACCACATCTTCCAAACGGACTACCGCAATGGCATTCGCTGGTGGCAGTGGGATCCCACCAAGTGGCTGATTAACGGCTGCTCACGCGTGGGCCTGGCCAGCAAGCTGGTGCGCGTACCCGAGATTAAAATTCAGCGCGCCATGCTCGACACTCAGTTCAAGCGCGCCCGCGCCCAGTTGGACGAGACCGAGAGCTCTGACACGCTGCGAGACAAACTTGAGCGCGAGTACCAGCAATTCACTGAATCAGTGAACGAGTGGACAACCCTGCAAGCGCAGCGCTACGAAGCCAAGAAAGCCGAACTGGGTGGCGCCCTGGGCGAGAAGCGCGCCCGCCTGCAGCAGAAATGGGAAACAGCCACCTTGCGCACCAAGTTCAAGGAGCTGGAATACTCGCTGAAGATGCAGCGCAAGCGCATGGAGCTCCTCATGAAGGAAATTCAGCTACAGGCGCAGATGCAGCCCGCGTAA
- a CDS encoding glutathione peroxidase — MTTVFDFTVQNAAGTDRPLDEFKGQVLLIVNTASKCGFTPQFAGLEELYEKYKDKGVSVIGFPCNQFGKQDPGSNDEIQEFCQLNYGVSFPMMGKIEVNGSGADPLFKHLKDEAPGLLTKNIKWNFTKFLVDAEGNVVKRYAPTTKPADIEKDIDSLLA; from the coding sequence ATGACCACCGTATTCGACTTCACCGTGCAGAACGCCGCCGGCACCGACCGTCCACTCGATGAATTCAAGGGCCAGGTTCTGCTGATTGTGAACACGGCTTCCAAGTGCGGCTTCACGCCTCAGTTCGCGGGGCTTGAAGAGCTCTATGAAAAGTACAAAGACAAAGGCGTATCCGTTATCGGCTTCCCCTGTAACCAGTTCGGCAAGCAGGACCCTGGCAGCAACGATGAGATTCAGGAATTCTGCCAGCTCAACTATGGCGTTTCGTTTCCCATGATGGGCAAGATTGAAGTGAATGGCTCCGGGGCTGACCCGTTGTTCAAGCACCTCAAGGATGAAGCCCCGGGGTTGCTGACCAAGAATATCAAATGGAACTTCACCAAGTTCCTTGTAGACGCCGAAGGCAACGTTGTTAAGCGTTATGCGCCGACGACCAAGCCTGCTGATATTGAGAAAGATATCGACTCGCTGTTGGCCTGA
- the tuf gene encoding elongation factor Tu → MAKETFERTKPHVNVGTIGHVDHGKTTLTAALTRVCSEVWGGDAVAFDGIDNAPEEKERGITIATSHVEYDSPIRHYAHVDCPGHADYVKNMITGAAQMDGAILVCGATDGPMPQTREHILLSRQVGVPYIVVFLNKADLLAEDCGGADTEEYEEMKELVEMELRELLDQYEFPGDDTPIICGSALMALNGEDENELGTTAVKTLVETLDSYIPEPERAVDGAFLMPVEDVFSISGRGTVVTGRVERGIIKVGEEIEIVGIKDTQTTTCTGVEMFRKLLDEGRAGENVGILLRGTKRDEVERGQVLSKPGSVNPHTKFEAEVYILSKEEGGRHTPFFKGYRPQFYFRTTDVTGACELPEGVEMVMPGDNVQMVATLIAPIAMEDGLRFAIREGGRTVGAGVVAKIIE, encoded by the coding sequence ATGGCAAAAGAAACGTTTGAACGTACTAAGCCCCACGTAAACGTGGGCACCATCGGTCACGTTGACCACGGTAAAACTACCCTGACAGCGGCCCTGACCCGCGTATGCTCCGAAGTATGGGGCGGCGACGCGGTAGCCTTCGACGGTATCGACAACGCACCTGAAGAGAAAGAGCGTGGCATCACCATCGCGACTTCTCACGTTGAGTACGACTCTCCGATTCGTCACTACGCGCACGTTGACTGTCCCGGACACGCTGACTACGTGAAGAACATGATTACCGGTGCTGCGCAGATGGACGGCGCGATCCTGGTTTGTGGTGCTACTGATGGCCCCATGCCCCAGACTCGTGAGCACATCCTGCTGTCTCGTCAGGTAGGCGTACCTTACATCGTTGTATTCCTGAACAAGGCTGACCTGCTCGCAGAAGACTGTGGCGGCGCCGACACCGAAGAATACGAAGAGATGAAAGAGCTGGTTGAAATGGAGCTGCGTGAGCTGCTGGACCAGTACGAATTCCCCGGTGACGACACTCCGATCATCTGTGGTTCCGCGCTGATGGCGCTGAACGGCGAAGACGAGAACGAGCTGGGCACCACTGCCGTTAAGACCCTGGTAGAGACTCTGGATTCTTACATCCCTGAGCCCGAGCGTGCCGTTGACGGTGCCTTCCTGATGCCGGTTGAAGACGTATTCTCCATCTCCGGTCGCGGTACCGTAGTAACTGGCCGTGTTGAGCGTGGCATCATCAAGGTTGGTGAAGAGATCGAGATCGTTGGTATCAAGGACACTCAGACCACTACCTGTACTGGTGTTGAGATGTTCCGCAAGCTGCTGGACGAAGGTCGTGCGGGTGAGAACGTAGGTATTCTGCTGCGTGGCACCAAGCGTGACGAAGTTGAGCGTGGCCAGGTGCTGTCCAAGCCCGGTTCTGTAAACCCTCACACCAAGTTTGAAGCTGAGGTTTACATTCTGTCCAAGGAAGAAGGCGGTCGTCACACGCCTTTCTTTAAGGGCTACCGTCCGCAGTTCTACTTCCGTACTACTGACGTAACCGGTGCATGTGAACTGCCCGAAGGCGTTGAGATGGTAATGCCTGGTGACAACGTACAGATGGTTGCCACTCTGATCGCTCCGATTGCGATGGAAGATGGCCTGCGCTTCGCGATCCGCGAAGGTGGTCGTACTGTTGGCGCTGGTGTTGTAGCCAAGATCATCGAGTAA
- the fusA gene encoding elongation factor G, which translates to MARQTPINRYRNIGICAHVDAGKTTTTERVLFYTGLSHKIGEVHDGAATMDWMEQEQERGITITSAATTCFWKGMDAQFDQHRINIIDTPGHVDFTIEVERSLRVLDGAVVVLCGSSGVQPQTETVWRQANKYEVPRMVFVNKMDRAGADFMSVVDQLKERLGANAVPLQMTIGAEDEFKGVVDLIENKAILWSEADQGMSFEYADVPEDLVDQVEEMREFMVEAAAEASDELTEKYLEEGELSKEEIKQGIRARTLANEIVPVLGGSAFKNKGVQAVLDAVIEFMPSPTEVKAIEGHLLDKDETPATREADDNAPFASLAFKIATDPFVGTLTFFRVYSGKLESGTAVYNSVKEKKERVGRMVQMHSNSREEIKEVLAGDIAAAVGLKDVTTGDTLCDPDSPIVLERMEFPEPVISVAVEPRSKPDQEKMGVALGKLAQEDPSFRVKTDEETGQTIISGMGELHLDIIVDRMRREFSVEANIGKPQVAYREAIRNTAEIEGKFVRQSGGRGQYGHVWVKFEPAEDETAEGLEFVNEIVGGIVPREYIPAVQKGIEEQMQNGVLAGYPLLGLKATLYDGSFHDVDSNEMAFKIAASMATKKLASEGGAVLLEPVMAVEVVTPEENMGDVVGDLNRRRGLIGGMDENPSGKVINAEVPLAEMFGYATDLRSATQGRATYTMEFSKYAEAPASVADAIVSKYA; encoded by the coding sequence GTGGCACGTCAAACGCCTATTAACAGATACCGAAATATCGGTATCTGTGCACACGTGGACGCGGGTAAAACCACGACCACCGAACGTGTTCTTTTCTATACAGGCCTGTCCCACAAGATTGGTGAGGTGCACGATGGTGCAGCCACCATGGACTGGATGGAGCAGGAGCAGGAGCGGGGTATTACCATTACCTCCGCGGCTACCACCTGTTTCTGGAAAGGCATGGACGCGCAGTTCGACCAGCACCGCATTAACATCATCGACACCCCCGGACACGTGGACTTCACCATTGAGGTGGAGCGTTCCCTGCGTGTTCTGGACGGTGCCGTGGTAGTGCTGTGTGGGTCATCCGGTGTGCAGCCCCAGACCGAAACCGTCTGGCGCCAGGCGAACAAGTACGAAGTGCCGCGCATGGTGTTCGTCAATAAGATGGACCGTGCCGGCGCCGATTTCATGAGCGTGGTAGATCAGCTGAAGGAGCGCCTTGGCGCCAACGCTGTGCCGCTGCAAATGACCATCGGCGCCGAGGACGAATTCAAGGGCGTGGTAGACCTGATCGAGAACAAGGCCATTCTTTGGAGTGAAGCCGATCAGGGCATGTCCTTTGAATACGCCGATGTGCCCGAAGACCTGGTTGACCAGGTAGAGGAAATGCGTGAGTTCATGGTGGAGGCAGCTGCCGAGGCCAGCGACGAGCTCACCGAGAAGTACCTCGAAGAGGGCGAGCTTTCCAAGGAAGAAATCAAGCAGGGCATTCGCGCCCGCACCCTGGCCAATGAGATCGTGCCCGTACTGGGCGGCTCGGCCTTCAAGAACAAGGGTGTGCAGGCGGTACTGGATGCCGTGATCGAATTTATGCCTTCTCCCACCGAGGTGAAGGCGATCGAAGGGCACTTGCTGGACAAGGACGAAACCCCTGCGACGCGCGAAGCGGACGACAACGCTCCCTTTGCCTCGCTGGCGTTCAAAATTGCCACCGACCCCTTCGTGGGCACCCTGACATTCTTTCGCGTTTACTCCGGCAAGTTGGAATCCGGCACTGCCGTGTACAACTCTGTCAAAGAGAAGAAAGAACGCGTTGGCCGGATGGTGCAGATGCACTCCAACAGCCGTGAAGAGATCAAGGAAGTGCTGGCGGGCGATATCGCCGCCGCAGTGGGCCTCAAGGATGTCACCACCGGTGACACCCTTTGTGATCCCGACAGCCCCATTGTGCTGGAGCGCATGGAATTCCCCGAGCCGGTAATTTCGGTGGCGGTGGAGCCCCGTTCCAAGCCCGATCAGGAAAAGATGGGCGTTGCCCTGGGCAAGCTGGCCCAGGAAGATCCGTCCTTCCGGGTCAAGACAGATGAAGAAACCGGCCAGACAATTATTTCTGGTATGGGTGAACTGCACCTGGACATTATTGTCGACCGTATGCGTCGCGAGTTCAGTGTAGAGGCCAATATCGGTAAGCCCCAGGTGGCCTACCGCGAGGCGATCCGCAACACTGCGGAAATCGAAGGCAAGTTTGTACGCCAGTCCGGCGGCCGCGGCCAGTACGGCCATGTATGGGTCAAGTTTGAGCCCGCAGAGGACGAGACCGCAGAAGGCCTGGAATTCGTCAACGAGATTGTTGGCGGCATCGTGCCCCGGGAGTACATTCCCGCGGTACAGAAGGGTATCGAAGAGCAGATGCAGAACGGTGTTCTGGCTGGCTACCCCCTGCTGGGCCTGAAGGCCACCCTGTACGACGGTTCCTTCCACGATGTGGACTCTAACGAAATGGCGTTCAAGATTGCCGCAAGCATGGCGACCAAGAAGCTCGCTAGCGAGGGCGGCGCAGTACTGCTCGAACCCGTTATGGCCGTAGAAGTGGTGACGCCTGAAGAGAACATGGGTGATGTGGTTGGCGATCTTAATCGTCGCCGCGGCCTGATTGGTGGCATGGACGAAAATCCCTCAGGTAAGGTGATTAACGCCGAGGTACCGCTGGCAGAGATGTTCGGTTACGCGACCGACCTGCGCAGCGCAACCCAGGGTCGTGCGACCTACACCATGGAATTTTCGAAATACGCAGAGGCCCCCGCGAGTGTGGCAGATGCGATTGTTTCAAAGTACGCGTAA
- the rpsG gene encoding 30S ribosomal protein S7 gives MPRRRVVAKREVLPDPKFGNVTLAKFMNHVMISGKKSVAETIVYGALDIVQEKLNKDPLEAFDEALENIAPMVEVKSRRVGGATYQVPVEVRPARRVALSMRWLVEYARGRGEKSMRQRLAGEIIDASQGKGNAVKKREDVHRMAEANKAFSHYRF, from the coding sequence ATGCCCAGAAGAAGAGTAGTCGCCAAGCGCGAAGTACTGCCCGATCCTAAGTTCGGGAACGTGACTTTGGCGAAATTCATGAACCACGTAATGATCAGTGGTAAGAAATCCGTCGCAGAGACCATCGTTTACGGTGCTCTGGACATTGTTCAGGAAAAACTGAACAAGGATCCCCTCGAAGCATTCGACGAAGCGCTGGAAAACATCGCGCCCATGGTAGAGGTTAAGTCTCGCCGTGTGGGTGGTGCTACCTACCAGGTGCCCGTGGAAGTACGTCCCGCCCGTCGTGTGGCTCTGTCCATGCGCTGGTTGGTTGAGTACGCTCGCGGCCGCGGTGAGAAGTCCATGCGCCAGCGTCTTGCCGGCGAGATCATCGACGCATCCCAGGGCAAAGGTAATGCCGTGAAGAAGCGTGAAGATGTTCACCGCATGGCTGAAGCGAACAAGGCATTCTCGCACTACCGCTTCTAA
- the rpsL gene encoding 30S ribosomal protein S12, with protein MATINQLVRKPRKRKVEKSDVPALQSCPQRRGVCTRVYTTTPKKPNSALRKVCRVRLTNGYEVSSYIGGEGHNLQEHSVVLIRGGRVKDLPGVRYHTVRGSLDTSGVADRRNGRSKYGAKRPK; from the coding sequence ATGGCAACGATCAACCAATTGGTTCGTAAGCCCAGGAAGCGCAAAGTAGAAAAGAGCGACGTACCTGCCCTGCAAAGCTGCCCGCAGCGCCGCGGTGTTTGTACTCGTGTTTACACTACCACGCCGAAGAAGCCGAACTCTGCACTGCGTAAAGTATGTCGTGTACGCCTGACCAACGGTTACGAGGTTTCCTCTTACATCGGTGGTGAGGGTCACAACCTGCAGGAGCACAGTGTAGTTCTGATTCGCGGTGGTCGTGTAAAGGACCTTCCCGGTGTGCGTTATCACACCGTGCGTGGCAGCCTGGACACCTCCGGCGTAGCCGACCGTCGTAACGGTCGCTCGAAGTACGGTGCCAAGCGTCCCAAGTAA
- the fusA gene encoding elongation factor G: protein MSDLSLYRNIGIFAHVDAGKTTTTERILKLTGKIHKTGEVHDGAATTDFMEQEQERGITIQSAATTCFWKDHRLNIIDTPGHVDFTVEVYRSLKVLDGGVGVFCGSGGVEPQSETNWRYANESEVSRLIFVNKLDRIGADFYRVVKQVEDVLGANPLVMVLPIGREDGFIGVVDLLTRKAHVWADNDNPENFEITDVPADMADDVEEWREKLIETAVEQDDELMEQYLEGNEPSMEDIKRCIREGTRKLDFFPTYCGSAFKNKGVQLVLDAVVDYLPSPTEVDPQPLTDEEGEPTGEFATVDPEEPLRALAFKIMDDRFGALTFVRIYSGVLNKGDTILNSATGKTERIGRMVEMHANDRNELDSAQAGDILAIVGMKNVQTGHTLCDQKNPCTLEAMVFPEPVISIAVAPKDKGGAEKMGIAIGKMVAEDPSFRVETDEDSGETILRGMGELHLDVKVDILKRTYGVELEVGKPQVAYRETITQEIEDSYTHKKQSGGSGQFGKIDYRIKPAAPGDGFSFTSTVVGGNVPKEFFPAIEKGFKVMMDEGPIAGFPVLDVEIELYDGGFHAVDSSAIAFELAAKGAFRQSMPKAGAQLIEPIMKVDVFTPDDHVGDVIGDLNRRRGMIKDQDAGATGVRIKADVPLSEMFGYIGHLRTITSGRGQFSMEFSHYMPCPQNVADEVVAEVKERKANG, encoded by the coding sequence ATGTCTGACTTATCCCTTTACAGAAATATTGGTATTTTCGCCCACGTTGACGCGGGTAAAACCACCACTACCGAGCGCATCCTGAAGCTCACCGGTAAGATTCACAAGACCGGTGAAGTACACGACGGTGCTGCGACCACTGACTTCATGGAACAGGAGCAGGAGCGTGGTATTACCATTCAGTCTGCAGCAACCACCTGTTTCTGGAAAGATCACCGCCTAAACATCATTGACACCCCAGGACACGTTGACTTCACCGTAGAAGTTTACCGCTCCCTGAAAGTACTCGACGGTGGTGTTGGCGTATTCTGTGGCTCCGGTGGTGTTGAGCCCCAGTCCGAGACCAACTGGCGCTACGCGAACGAATCTGAAGTATCCCGCCTGATCTTTGTGAACAAGCTGGACCGTATCGGTGCAGACTTCTACCGCGTTGTTAAGCAGGTAGAAGACGTACTGGGTGCCAACCCGCTGGTCATGGTTCTGCCCATCGGCCGCGAAGACGGCTTCATCGGCGTTGTCGATCTGCTGACCCGCAAGGCGCACGTCTGGGCCGATAACGACAACCCCGAGAACTTCGAAATCACCGACGTTCCCGCCGACATGGCCGACGACGTTGAAGAGTGGCGCGAGAAGCTGATTGAAACTGCCGTTGAGCAGGACGACGAGCTGATGGAACAATACCTGGAAGGCAACGAGCCCTCCATGGAAGACATCAAGCGCTGCATCCGAGAAGGTACTCGCAAGCTGGACTTCTTCCCCACTTACTGTGGCTCCGCGTTCAAGAACAAAGGTGTACAGCTGGTACTGGACGCCGTTGTTGACTACCTGCCCAGCCCCACCGAGGTAGACCCCCAGCCGCTGACCGACGAAGAAGGTGAGCCCACTGGTGAATTCGCGACCGTTGATCCGGAAGAGCCCCTGCGCGCCCTGGCGTTCAAGATCATGGACGACCGTTTCGGCGCCCTGACCTTCGTGCGTATCTACTCCGGCGTACTGAACAAGGGTGACACCATCCTCAACTCCGCTACCGGTAAGACCGAGCGTATTGGCCGTATGGTGGAAATGCACGCCAACGACCGCAACGAACTCGACTCTGCCCAGGCAGGCGACATTCTGGCGATTGTCGGTATGAAGAACGTTCAGACCGGCCACACCCTGTGTGACCAGAAGAACCCCTGCACCCTGGAAGCCATGGTCTTCCCCGAGCCCGTTATCTCCATCGCGGTTGCTCCGAAAGACAAGGGCGGTGCCGAGAAAATGGGTATTGCGATCGGTAAAATGGTTGCAGAAGACCCCTCCTTCCGCGTTGAAACCGACGAAGACTCCGGTGAAACCATCCTCAGGGGCATGGGCGAGCTGCACCTGGACGTTAAAGTCGACATCCTCAAGCGTACCTACGGCGTTGAGTTGGAAGTTGGTAAGCCTCAGGTGGCCTACCGCGAAACCATCACCCAGGAAATCGAAGATTCCTACACGCACAAGAAGCAGTCTGGTGGTTCCGGTCAGTTCGGTAAGATCGACTACCGCATCAAGCCCGCTGCGCCTGGCGACGGCTTCTCCTTCACCTCCACTGTTGTGGGCGGTAACGTACCGAAGGAATTCTTCCCTGCCATTGAGAAGGGCTTCAAGGTCATGATGGACGAAGGCCCGATTGCCGGCTTCCCCGTTCTTGACGTTGAAATCGAGCTGTACGACGGTGGCTTCCACGCAGTTGACTCCTCGGCCATTGCCTTTGAACTGGCAGCGAAGGGCGCATTCCGCCAGTCCATGCCCAAGGCCGGCGCTCAGCTGATCGAGCCCATCATGAAGGTTGACGTGTTCACTCCAGACGATCACGTAGGTGACGTTATCGGTGACCTGAACCGTCGTCGCGGCATGATCAAAGACCAGGACGCAGGCGCCACTGGCGTACGCATCAAGGCAGACGTACCTCTGTCAGAGATGTTCGGCTACATCGGCCACCTGCGCACCATCACTTCCGGCCGTGGCCAGTTCTCCATGGAGTTCAGCCACTACATGCCCTGCCCGCAGAACGTGGCAGACGAGGTGGTTGCCGAAGTTAAGGAGCGTAAAGCCAACGGCTAA